The following proteins are co-located in the Choristoneura fumiferana chromosome 23, NRCan_CFum_1, whole genome shotgun sequence genome:
- the Mcm10 gene encoding minichromosome maintenance 10 homolog, with product MTEIDELAELDELLRADLADEDEPVQKEKLQDVDIFQARSSNIEDPDENTVKSSEIHNGDTDSSDDEEKRNYTERKYNDYGSHVKKMLDSKEQEHIEKQLDFATRLRQTNIDVKIAKTKPKEIQQDIRNVLCAPASKTNTVSDIYTDPVFGIRITKPLISSSALLDRMQGREAVNMLRVKRHVENEDLSKDWVTAGVIVRKSAAKKSQKGNQFQIWTLSDLKDDLKTVSMFLFRKAYNDLWKTPEGTVVAILNPNVLEKSQNSADQACLSVENSDRVMILGQSKDLGICKSKKKNGEPCTAFVNKTQCEHCIYHVKQEYQKFSKRSELQSSTMGKGLVNLQKKVLGKDTVIYGGRAYTAPTSGNHKVVKERDQNRLMSLSDYNKLEGDKLMMNKAPYGAGSFKNNSSILHSPSTQRKSDAERLNRLTGSPNPQNGTSSLAERVANSKLGKGFGLKGSGVVDLNISYGQKAAERAKSNALRLIQQNGGIEKLDPNNLRGTEAGRKRALDKLNGGENDCKKSKPNEENTTSMGIKSERFKKILEATSAHQNLIQEHDDNEQDKYFNKLEKKEAMEEKMLNTFKLPCKAVRCAKCKYTAFSAAQLCKDERHPLKVLDTFKRFFKCLDCNNRTVSLELIPMNSCSNCKSSRWEKAPMMREKKVTSLSEGLSVRGEEESYIGGQVTAGKNINLLVPDS from the coding sequence ATGACTGAAATAGACGAACTGGCTGAGTTAGATGAATTGCTACGTGCAGATTTAGCTGACGAAGATGAACCTGttcaaaaagaaaaacttcAGGACGTGGATATCTTCCAAGCTAGATCTAGTAACATAGAGGACCCTGATGAAAATACTGTGAAGTCTTCTGAGATACATAATGGAGACACTGACTCATCGGACGACGAAGAAAAGCGAAATTACACCGAGCGCAAGTATAACGACTATGGGTCACACGTAAAAAAGATGTTAGATAGCAAAGAACAAGAACACATAGAAAAACAGTTAGATTTTGCTACTAGACTGCGACAAACTAATATTGACGTTAAAATAGCCAAAACTAAACCTAAAGAAATACAACAAGATATACGAAATGTTTTGTGCGCACCAGCGTCTAAAACCAACACTGTTTCCGATATTTATACCGATCCCGTATTCGGTATTAGGATAACAAAGCCCCTTATATCTAGTTCAGCACTCTTGGACCGCATGCAAGGCCGAGAAGCTGTTAATATGCTAAGAGTCAAAAGACACGTGGAAAACGAAGACTTGTCCAAGGACTGGGTTACTGCTGGAGTCATTGTTAGAAAGAGTGCTGCTAAAAAGTCCCAGAAAGGCAACCAATTTCAAATTTGGACTCTGAGTGATCTAAAGGATGATCTTAAAACAGTTTCTATGTTTCTATTTCGGAAAGCTTATAATGATTTGTGGAAAACACCAGAGGGCACTGTTGTTGCAATACTGAATCCTAATGTATTAGAAAAATCTCAAAACAGTGCTGACCAGGCCTGTCTTAGTGTTGAGAATTCAGACAGAGTAATGATATTAGGGCAGTCCAAAGACTTAGGCATTTGCAAGAGCAAGAAAAAGAATGGGGAGCCTTGTACTGCATTTGTGAACAAAACTCAATGTGAGCATTGCATATACCATGTGAAGCAGGAGTATCAAAAGTTTTCTAAGAGATCAGAGCTCCAATCCTCAACAATGGGAAAAGGTCTTGTCAACTTGCAGAAAAAAGTATTAGGGAAAGATACTGTGATATATGGTGGTAGGGCTTACACAGCTCCCACCTCCGGTAATCATAAGGTTGTCAAGGAAAGGGACCAAAATAGACTGATGTCACTGAGTGACTACAACAAGTTGGAGGGTGACAAGTTGATGATGAACAAAGCACCATACGGAGCTGGCTCTTTTAAAAACAACTCTTCTATATTACACAGTCCATCCACCCAAAGAAAAAGTGATGCAGAAAGATTGAATAGACTGACTGGGTCACCTAATCCACAGAATGGAACCTCAAGCTTAGCAGAAAGGGTTGCCAATTCAAAGTTGGGCAAAGGCTTTGGATTGAAAGGAAGTGGAGTTGTTGATTTAAACATTTCTTATGGACAAAAAGCAGCAGAAAGAGCTAAATCAAATGCTTTGAGACTTATACAACAAAATGGAGGTATTGAGAAACTAGACCCAAATAATTTGAGAGGTACAGAAGCAGGGAGGAAAAGGGCTTTAGATAAGTTGAATGGTGGTGAGAATGATTGTAAGAAATCAAAACCAAATGAAGAAAACACAACATCAATGGGTATTAAATCAGAGAGATTCAAGAAAATTCTAGAAGCAACATCAGCCCACCAGAACCTCATCCAAGAACATGATGACAATGAACAGGACAAATACTTCAACAAACTGGAAAAGAAAGAAGCAATGGAAGAGAAAATGTTGAACACATTCAAATTGCCATGCAAGGCAGTCAGATGTGCCAAATGCAAATACACAGCATTCTCTGCAGCTCAGCTGTGCAAGGATGAGAGACATCCTCTTAAAGTTCTTGACACCTTCAAAAGGTTTTTCAAATGTTTAGATTGTAATAATAGAACTGTTTCTTTAGAGCTTATTCCTATGAATTCTTGTTCTAATTGTAAGAGTTCTAGGTGGGAAAAGGCACCTATGATGCGAGAAAAGAAGGTGACTTCTCTTTCTGAAGGTCTGTCTGTGAGGGGCGAGGAGGAGAGTTACATAGGAGGGCAAGTAACTgctggaaaaaatattaatttgctAGTACCAGACAGCTAG
- the sds22 gene encoding protein phosphatase 1 regulatory subunit sds22 isoform X2, whose protein sequence is MSDNRKESPKKEKEAALEQEGNKEPISEGSPQPPETPEPQEGDTQEIIVVNEHTKELDLNHGRIGKIENLENLQRLEKLYLRWNLIKKIEGLSTLHTLVELELYDNQITVMENLEYLVNLELLDLSFNRITEIACLDNLTKLNKLYLSSNKISEIKNINHLKKLEMLELGDNRIREIKNLDGLVSLRQLYLGKNKITKIQGLETLTELSILVLQSNRIKKMENLDPLVNLDQLYLSENGISEIENLEMLSNLQTLDLAQNRLTTINNLTHMIELEELWLNDNQISEWTAVERLAPNTKLITIYLERNPVATDPAYRRKLKLIIPSLHQIDATLCSFGAAATVPE, encoded by the exons ATGTCAG ACAATCGAAAAGAGAGTCCAAAGAAGGAGAAAGAAGCTGCACTGGAGCAAGAGGGTAATAAAGAGCCAATTTCGGAAGGCTCCCCGCAGCCGCCAGAGACTCCAGAGCCTCAAGAAGGCGATACTCAAGAAATCATCGTTGTAAACGAACATACTAAAGAGCTGGATTTAAATCACGGCAGAATCGGGAAGATTGAGAACCTTGAGAATTTGCAACGTTTGGAAAA ATTATACCTCCGATGGAACCTGATAAAGAAGATTGAGGGTCTCAGCACCCTGCATACTCTTGTAGAGCTGGAACTTTATGACAACCAGATTACCGTTATGGAGAACCTGGAATACCTGGTCAATTTGGA gTTGCTTGACTTGTCTTTCAACCGCATCACAGAGATTGCATGCTTGGACAACCTGACAAAGCTCAACAAGCTCTATCTAAGCTCCAATAAGATCTCTGAgatcaaaaatattaatcatctCAAGAAGTTAGAGATGCTGGAATTGGGTGATAATCGTATCAGG GAAATCAAAAACTTAGATGGCCTTGTTTCACTCCGTCAACTCTACCTTGGTAAGAACAAGATAACCAAAATCCAAGGTCTTGAAACCCTCACAGAGCTCTCAATACTGGTTCTCCAGAGCAATCGCATCAAAAAGATGGAGAATCTAGATCCCCTGGTGAACTTAGATCAACTGTATTTATCTGAGAATGGCATCTCGGAAATTGAAAATTTGGAAATGTTAAGCAATCTTCAAACATTGGATCTGGCTCAGAACAGGCTCACTACGATTAACAATTTGACGCATATGATTGAGCTGGAAGAGCTCTGG ttGAACGACAACCAGATATCGGAGTGGACGGCGGTGGAGCGACTCGCGCCTAACACCAAGCTGATCACTATCTACCTGGAGCGGAACCCCGTGGCCACCGACCCGGCCTACCGGCGCAAACTCAAGCTGATCATCCCCAGCCTGCACCAGATTGATGCCACCCTGT
- the sds22 gene encoding protein phosphatase 1 regulatory subunit sds22 isoform X1, whose amino-acid sequence MSDNRKESPKKEKEAALEQEGNKEPISEGSPQPPETPEPQEGDTQEIIVVNEHTKELDLNHGRIGKIENLENLQRLEKLYLRWNLIKKIEGLSTLHTLVELELYDNQITVMENLEYLVNLELLDLSFNRITEIACLDNLTKLNKLYLSSNKISEIKNINHLKKLEMLELGDNRIREIKNLDGLVSLRQLYLGKNKITKIQGLETLTELSILVLQSNRIKKMENLDPLVNLDQLYLSENGISEIENLEMLSNLQTLDLAQNRLTTINNLTHMIELEELWLNDNQISEWTAVERLAPNTKLITIYLERNPVATDPAYRRKLKLIIPSLHQIDATLFSEQRRRSPSKQSLQASASGSGRRPILRHTISKV is encoded by the exons ATGTCAG ACAATCGAAAAGAGAGTCCAAAGAAGGAGAAAGAAGCTGCACTGGAGCAAGAGGGTAATAAAGAGCCAATTTCGGAAGGCTCCCCGCAGCCGCCAGAGACTCCAGAGCCTCAAGAAGGCGATACTCAAGAAATCATCGTTGTAAACGAACATACTAAAGAGCTGGATTTAAATCACGGCAGAATCGGGAAGATTGAGAACCTTGAGAATTTGCAACGTTTGGAAAA ATTATACCTCCGATGGAACCTGATAAAGAAGATTGAGGGTCTCAGCACCCTGCATACTCTTGTAGAGCTGGAACTTTATGACAACCAGATTACCGTTATGGAGAACCTGGAATACCTGGTCAATTTGGA gTTGCTTGACTTGTCTTTCAACCGCATCACAGAGATTGCATGCTTGGACAACCTGACAAAGCTCAACAAGCTCTATCTAAGCTCCAATAAGATCTCTGAgatcaaaaatattaatcatctCAAGAAGTTAGAGATGCTGGAATTGGGTGATAATCGTATCAGG GAAATCAAAAACTTAGATGGCCTTGTTTCACTCCGTCAACTCTACCTTGGTAAGAACAAGATAACCAAAATCCAAGGTCTTGAAACCCTCACAGAGCTCTCAATACTGGTTCTCCAGAGCAATCGCATCAAAAAGATGGAGAATCTAGATCCCCTGGTGAACTTAGATCAACTGTATTTATCTGAGAATGGCATCTCGGAAATTGAAAATTTGGAAATGTTAAGCAATCTTCAAACATTGGATCTGGCTCAGAACAGGCTCACTACGATTAACAATTTGACGCATATGATTGAGCTGGAAGAGCTCTGG ttGAACGACAACCAGATATCGGAGTGGACGGCGGTGGAGCGACTCGCGCCTAACACCAAGCTGATCACTATCTACCTGGAGCGGAACCCCGTGGCCACCGACCCGGCCTACCGGCGCAAACTCAAGCTGATCATCCCCAGCCTGCACCAGATTGATGCCACCCTGT
- the sds22 gene encoding protein phosphatase 1 regulatory subunit sds22 isoform X3, with protein sequence MSDNRKESPKKEKEAALEQEGNKEPISEGSPQPPETPEPQEGDTQEIIVVNEHTKELDLNHGRIGKIENLENLQRLEKLYLRWNLIKKIEGLSTLHTLVELELYDNQITVMENLEYLVNLELLDLSFNRITEIACLDNLTKLNKLYLSSNKISEIKNINHLKKLEMLELGDNRIREIKNLDGLVSLRQLYLGKNKITKIQGLETLTELSILVLQSNRIKKMENLDPLVNLDQLYLSENGISEIENLEMLSNLQTLDLAQNRLTTINNLTHMIELEELWLNDNQISEWTAVERLAPNTKLITIYLERNPVATDPAYRRKLKLIIPSLHQIDATLCR encoded by the exons ATGTCAG ACAATCGAAAAGAGAGTCCAAAGAAGGAGAAAGAAGCTGCACTGGAGCAAGAGGGTAATAAAGAGCCAATTTCGGAAGGCTCCCCGCAGCCGCCAGAGACTCCAGAGCCTCAAGAAGGCGATACTCAAGAAATCATCGTTGTAAACGAACATACTAAAGAGCTGGATTTAAATCACGGCAGAATCGGGAAGATTGAGAACCTTGAGAATTTGCAACGTTTGGAAAA ATTATACCTCCGATGGAACCTGATAAAGAAGATTGAGGGTCTCAGCACCCTGCATACTCTTGTAGAGCTGGAACTTTATGACAACCAGATTACCGTTATGGAGAACCTGGAATACCTGGTCAATTTGGA gTTGCTTGACTTGTCTTTCAACCGCATCACAGAGATTGCATGCTTGGACAACCTGACAAAGCTCAACAAGCTCTATCTAAGCTCCAATAAGATCTCTGAgatcaaaaatattaatcatctCAAGAAGTTAGAGATGCTGGAATTGGGTGATAATCGTATCAGG GAAATCAAAAACTTAGATGGCCTTGTTTCACTCCGTCAACTCTACCTTGGTAAGAACAAGATAACCAAAATCCAAGGTCTTGAAACCCTCACAGAGCTCTCAATACTGGTTCTCCAGAGCAATCGCATCAAAAAGATGGAGAATCTAGATCCCCTGGTGAACTTAGATCAACTGTATTTATCTGAGAATGGCATCTCGGAAATTGAAAATTTGGAAATGTTAAGCAATCTTCAAACATTGGATCTGGCTCAGAACAGGCTCACTACGATTAACAATTTGACGCATATGATTGAGCTGGAAGAGCTCTGG ttGAACGACAACCAGATATCGGAGTGGACGGCGGTGGAGCGACTCGCGCCTAACACCAAGCTGATCACTATCTACCTGGAGCGGAACCCCGTGGCCACCGACCCGGCCTACCGGCGCAAACTCAAGCTGATCATCCCCAGCCTGCACCAGATTGATGCCACCCTGTGTAGATaa